One genomic segment of Hevea brasiliensis isolate MT/VB/25A 57/8 chromosome 3, ASM3005281v1, whole genome shotgun sequence includes these proteins:
- the LOC110648581 gene encoding histone H1 isoform X2 has protein sequence MDPPPPQPTFPPLPTATFTTVPGDFSTITTETATKSSGAGLSVEVPNNNHIAHAANATPTLTQSFNHPSYADMIFAAITALKERDGSSKRAIAKYIEKAYTGLPPTHSALLTHHLKRLKSSGLLVMAKKSYMLPRSDASNDIQSQSEPNPVAGSGASSLTGPKRGRGRPPKPKSISISLIDSIAGAVQPIEQPNYPANTPSPVMVPLGLSLSIQPNVPAPPPSIQSNVAAAPSIQPNLAEYPPNAAAAAQLQADAVKRGPGRPKKVAGQGTPLVAKGRGRPPKIMSIGAKKSPGRPKKPKSVAANGVKKAPKRLPMSVVVPYATGAAVLNVPRPRGRPKKPPVLAAAGGVVVVPTKRPGRPPKVGGVVKPNKRPGRPVGRPKKQSRVKQAVGVLKPQVTSETANSAVVAIQELEGLASMDINVPLRKEAQPPHIQN, from the exons ATGGACCCACCCCCACCTCAACCAACGTTTCCTCCGCTCCCCACCGCCACCTTCACCACCGTGCCCGGCGACTTCTCAACCATAACTACAGAGACAGCAACCAAAAGTTCAGGCGCCGGTCTTAGCGTCGAAGTTCCTAACAACAATCACATAGCACATGCAGCCAACGCCACCCCCACCCTGACCCAATCTTTCAACCACCCATCATACGCTGAT ATGATCTTTGCAGCGATAACGGCGTTAAAGGAACGAGACGGGTCGAGCAAGAGAGCTATAGCTAAGTACATAGAGAAAGCGTACACGGGACTGCCACCGACTCACTCAGCCTTGTTGACTCATCACCTGAAGCGGTTGAAGAGCAGTGGCCTACTTGTGATGGCGAAGAAATCTTACATGCTTCCTAGATCTGACGCCTCCAACGATATTCAATCTCAGTCTGAGCCGAATCCTGTTGCCGGCTCTGGTGCCTCTTCTCTCACTGGGCCTAAGAGGGGTCGCGGCAGGCCTCCTAAGCCCAAATCCATTTCCATTTCTCTTATTGATAGTATTGCTGGTGCTGTGCAGCCCATTGAGCAGCCCAATTATCCTGCTAATACTCCTTCGCCTGTGATGGTTCCTCTCGGTCTTTCTCTTTCCATACAGCCCAATGTGCCTGCTCCTCCTCCCTCCATTCAGTCCAATGTGGCTGCTGCTCCCTCCATTCAGCCCAATTTAGCTGAATATCCACCCAATGCTGCTGCTGCAGCTCAGCTTCAGGCTGACGCGGTTAAGAGGGGCCCTGGGCGTCCTAAGAAGGTGGCCGGACAAGGTACGCCGTTGGTGGCTAAGGGGAGAGGGCGGCCGCCGAAGATTATGTCGATCGGAGCTAAGAAGAGTCCAGGGAGACCCAAGAAGCCTAAGTCTGTGGCTGCTAATGGGGTTAAGAAGGCTCCTAAACGCCTCCCTATGTCTGTTGTTGTTCCTTATGCTACCGGTGCTGCAGTTCTCAATGTGCCAAGGCCAAGAGGTCGCCCGAAGAAACCTCCGGTTTTAGCTGCTGCCGGTGGTGTTGTCGTTGTGCCAACAAAGAGACCAGGCCGGCCACCCAAGGTTGGTGGGGTCGTGAAGCCGAACAAGCGCCCTGGAAGGCCTGTTGGCCGACCTAAGAAG CAATCAAGAGTGAAGCAAGCTGTTGGTGTGCTAAAGCCTCAGGTAACCAGTGAAACAGCAAATAGTGCTGTTGTAGCAATCCAAGAGTTAGAAGGCCTTGCATCAATGGACATCAATGTGCCATTGAGAAAAGAAGCTCAACCTCCGCATATTCAGAATTAG
- the LOC110648581 gene encoding histone H1 isoform X1 — protein MDPPPPQPTFPPLPTATFTTVPGDFSTITTETATKSSGAGLSVEVPNNNHIAHAANATPTLTQSFNHPSYADMIFAAITALKERDGSSKRAIAKYIEKAYTGLPPTHSALLTHHLKRLKSSGLLVMAKKSYMLPRSDASNDIQSQSEPNPVAGSGASSLTGPKRGRGRPPKPKSISISLIDSIAGAVQPIEQPNYPANTPSPVMVPLGLSLSIQPNVPAPPPSIQSNVAAAPSIQPNLAEYPPNAAAAAQLQADAVKRGPGRPKKVAGQGTPLVAKGRGRPPKIMSIGAKKSPGRPKKPKSVAANGVKKAPKRLPMSVVVPYATGAAVLNVPRPRGRPKKPPVLAAAGGVVVVPTKRPGRPPKVGGVVKPNKRPGRPVGRPKKNASHQQAEAYGDLKRKFEFFQSRVKQAVGVLKPQVTSETANSAVVAIQELEGLASMDINVPLRKEAQPPHIQN, from the exons ATGGACCCACCCCCACCTCAACCAACGTTTCCTCCGCTCCCCACCGCCACCTTCACCACCGTGCCCGGCGACTTCTCAACCATAACTACAGAGACAGCAACCAAAAGTTCAGGCGCCGGTCTTAGCGTCGAAGTTCCTAACAACAATCACATAGCACATGCAGCCAACGCCACCCCCACCCTGACCCAATCTTTCAACCACCCATCATACGCTGAT ATGATCTTTGCAGCGATAACGGCGTTAAAGGAACGAGACGGGTCGAGCAAGAGAGCTATAGCTAAGTACATAGAGAAAGCGTACACGGGACTGCCACCGACTCACTCAGCCTTGTTGACTCATCACCTGAAGCGGTTGAAGAGCAGTGGCCTACTTGTGATGGCGAAGAAATCTTACATGCTTCCTAGATCTGACGCCTCCAACGATATTCAATCTCAGTCTGAGCCGAATCCTGTTGCCGGCTCTGGTGCCTCTTCTCTCACTGGGCCTAAGAGGGGTCGCGGCAGGCCTCCTAAGCCCAAATCCATTTCCATTTCTCTTATTGATAGTATTGCTGGTGCTGTGCAGCCCATTGAGCAGCCCAATTATCCTGCTAATACTCCTTCGCCTGTGATGGTTCCTCTCGGTCTTTCTCTTTCCATACAGCCCAATGTGCCTGCTCCTCCTCCCTCCATTCAGTCCAATGTGGCTGCTGCTCCCTCCATTCAGCCCAATTTAGCTGAATATCCACCCAATGCTGCTGCTGCAGCTCAGCTTCAGGCTGACGCGGTTAAGAGGGGCCCTGGGCGTCCTAAGAAGGTGGCCGGACAAGGTACGCCGTTGGTGGCTAAGGGGAGAGGGCGGCCGCCGAAGATTATGTCGATCGGAGCTAAGAAGAGTCCAGGGAGACCCAAGAAGCCTAAGTCTGTGGCTGCTAATGGGGTTAAGAAGGCTCCTAAACGCCTCCCTATGTCTGTTGTTGTTCCTTATGCTACCGGTGCTGCAGTTCTCAATGTGCCAAGGCCAAGAGGTCGCCCGAAGAAACCTCCGGTTTTAGCTGCTGCCGGTGGTGTTGTCGTTGTGCCAACAAAGAGACCAGGCCGGCCACCCAAGGTTGGTGGGGTCGTGAAGCCGAACAAGCGCCCTGGAAGGCCTGTTGGCCGACCTAAGAAG AATGCATCTCACCAGCAAGCAGAAGCATATGGAGATCTTAAGAGGAAATTTGAATTTTTT CAATCAAGAGTGAAGCAAGCTGTTGGTGTGCTAAAGCCTCAGGTAACCAGTGAAACAGCAAATAGTGCTGTTGTAGCAATCCAAGAGTTAGAAGGCCTTGCATCAATGGACATCAATGTGCCATTGAGAAAAGAAGCTCAACCTCCGCATATTCAGAATTAG
- the LOC110652784 gene encoding FT-interacting protein 3, producing MQRPPPEEFVLKETKPHLGGGKVTGDKLTSTYDLVEQMQYLYVRVVKAKDLPGKDVTGTCDPYVEVKLGNYKGTTRHFEKKSNPEWNQVFAFSKDRIQASVLEVTVKDKDLVKDDFMGHVLFDLSEIPKRVPPDSPLAPQWYRLEDRKGDKVKGEVMLAVWMGTQADEAFPDACHSDAGSVSGMDSLANIRSKVYLSPKLWYLRVNVIEAQDLQPSDKGRYPEVFVKAILGNQALRTRISPSRSINPMWNEDLMFVAAEPFEEHLILSVEDRVAPNKDEVLGRCAIPLQYVDRRLDHRPVNTRWFNLEKHVVVEGEKKKEIKFASRIHMRICLEGGYHVLDESTHYSSDLRPTAKQLWKQSIGVLELGILKAQGLMPMRTKDGRGTTDSYCVAKYGQKWIRTRTIIDSLMPKWNEQYTWEVFDPCTVITIGVFDNGHLHGGDKSGVAKDVTIGKVRIRLSTLETDRVYTHSYPLLVLHPSGVKKMGEIHLAVRFTCSSLLNMMHMYSQPLLPKMHYLYPLTVSQLDSLRHQATQIVSMRLSRAEPPLRKEVVEYMLDVGSHMWSMRRSKANFFRIMGVFGGLIAVGKWFDQICNWKNPITTVLIHILFIILVLYPELILPTIFLYLFLIGVWYYRWRPRHPPHMDTRLSHAESAHPDELDEEFDTFPTSRPSDIVRMRYDRLRSIAGRIQTVVGDLATQGERLQSLLSWRDPRATALFVIFCLVAAIVLYVTPFQVVALLTGFYLLRHPRFRHRLPSVPLNFFRRLPARTDCML from the coding sequence ATGCAGAGGCCTCCGCCTGAGGAATTTGTATTGAAGGAGACCAAACCCCATCTGGGAGGGGGAAAGGTCACTGGTGACAAGCTCACGAGCACCTATGATCTTGTTGAACAGATGCAATATCTCTATGTCCGGGTTGTTAAGGCCAAGGACTTGCCTGGGAAAGATGTTACAGGTACCTGTGACCCTTATGTGGAAGTTAAGCTTGGAAACTATAAGGGTACCACTCGGCATTTTGAGAAGAAGTCCAATCCTGAGTGGAACCAGGTGTTTGCATTCTCAAAAGATCGTATTCAGGCCTCAGTGCTTGAGGTAACTGTCAAGGATAAAGATCTTGTGAAGGATGATTTCATGGGTCATGTTTTGTTTGATTTGAGTGAGATACCAAAACGTGTACCACCAGATAGTCCATTGGCACCACAGTGGTATAGATTGGAGGATAGGAAAGGAGATAAAGTTAAAGGGGAAGTGATGTTAGCTGTATGGATGGGTACACAGGCGGATGAAGCTTTTCCAGATGCTTGCCATTCTGATGCAGGTTCTGTAAGTGGAATGGATAGTCTTGCCAATATTCGTTCAAAGGTATACCTCTCCCCGAAACTGTGGTATTTGAGGGTCAATGTAATTGAAGCTCAAGATCTCCAACCAAGTGATAAAGGTCGGTATCCAGAAGTGTTTGTGAAGGCTATCCTGGGAAATCAAGCCTTGAGAACAAGAATTTCTCCTAGTAGGAGTATCAATCCTATGTGGAATGAGGACCTTATGTTTGTGGCGGCAGAACCATTTGAGGAGCATTTGATATTGAGTGTGGAAGATCGAGTTGCACCTAACAAGGATGAAGTGTTGGGGAGGTGTGCAATTCCTTTGCAGTATGTGGACAGGAGGCTTGACCACAGACCTGTTAATACAAGGTGGTTTAATCTGGAGAAACATGTTGTTGTAGAAggggaaaagaagaaagaaattaaGTTTGCCAGCAGGATTCACATGAGAATCTGTCTGGAGGGTGGTTATCATGTTCTGGATGAATCAACACACTATAGTAGCGATCTTCGACCTACAGCCAAACAGTTGTGGAAGCAGAGTATTGGGGTACTTGAATTAGGTATCCTCAAAGCACAGGGATTGATGCCCATGAGGACAAAGGATGGTCGGGGAACAACTGATTCGTACTGTGTGGCGAAGTATGGCCAGAAGTGGATTCGTACACGTACCATTATAGACAGTCTCATGCCCAAATGGAATGAGCAATATACCTGGGAGGTTTTTGATCCCTGTACTGTCATAACCATTGGGGTATTTGATAACGGTCATTTACATGGAGGGGACAAGTCTGGAGTGGCCAAAGATGTGACGATTGGCAAGGTGCGAATCCGTCTTTCCACACTTGAAACTGATCGGGTTTACACGCACTCTTATCCTCTCCTGGTCCTGCATCCTAGTGGTGTCAAGAAGATGGGAGAAATTCATTTGGCAGTGCGTTTCACATGCTCATCTTTGCTCAATATGATGCACATGTACTCGCAACCTTTGCTGCCAAAGATGCACTATCTCTATCCACTTACAGTTAGCCAGCTTGATAGTTTGAGGCACCAGGCCACTCAGATTGTGTCCATGAGGCTGAGCAGAGCAGAGCCACCATTAAGGAAGGAGGTTGTTGAATACATGCTGGATGTGGGATCTCACATGTGGAGCATGAGAAGAAGCAAAGCTAACTTTTTCAGAATCATGGGGGTTTTTGGTGGGTTAATCGCAGTTGGCAAATGGTTTGATCAGATTTGTAATTGGAAAAACCCCATCACTACAGTGCTGATTCACATATTGTTTATAATACTAGTTCTCTACCCAGAGCTTATATTACCAACAATCTTCCTGTATCTCTTCCTGATTGGTGTTTGGTATTACAGATGGAGGCCAAGGCATCCTCCTCACATGGACACTCGTCTTTCACATGCAGAGTCTGCACATCCTGATGAGCTAGATGAAGAGTTTGATACATTCCCAACTTCTCGGCCTTCTGATATTGTAAGGATGAGATATGATCGGTTGAGAAGTATTGCTGGGAGGATTCAGACTGTGGTTGGAGATTTGGCCACTCAAGGGGAGAGACTGCAATCTTTGCTGAGCTGGCGAGATCCAAGGGCCACAGCTCTGTTTGTGATTTTCTGTTTGGTGGCTGCCATTGTTCTGTACGTTACTCCTTTCCAAGTTGTAGCACTTCTCACTGGATTTTATTTGTTGAGACATCCCAGGTTTCGCCACAGGCTTCCTTCAGTGCCACTCAATTTCTTCCGACGGTTGCCAGCAAGAACTGATTGCATGTTGTGA